The DNA region TGCGGAAGGTGTCGAGATCGAGCTCCTGTTTCCAAAGGTCGCGGTAGATGGGCACCAGCGCTTCGCTGAGACGCGCCATCGCGATCACGTGCTTCACGAGGTTGCCGTGCGTCGCGATCGGCATCGTGGGGTGCAGAGGGATGCGCTCGATGTCGGTCCATGCGGGATTGCGTTCAGAGACGTAGCGCCACACATCGGTCGCGAGCTTGCGCAGTCGCGCCTCACGGATGGACGCGATCGCCGGAAACACTCGCAGGAGATCGCTATCGGTCAGCACATCGCGCAGAATAGAATCTCATCGCCAAGGTTCGCTTTCAGGCTCGTTCTGGCAAATGCGGGTGTGGCGTAGTGGCAGCGTGCGACCCCTCCAAGGTTGAGGTGCGGGTTCGATTCCCGCCACCCGCTCAGGGAACGCCAGGTTGCGTCTTGTGCGTCGGCCCGGACCGCCCGAAGCGAAGGCCATGGCGGGCCAGGGCACGAGGGCGTTACTTTCCGCGCATGGCGGTCGTGTTCCTGCTGGATCTCGATAACACGCTGATCGACAACGACGCGGTGCGCGAGAAGCTCACCGAGGGTACGCGTCGTCTCTTGGGAGCCACGCTGGCCGACCGCTTCTGGAAGATCTACGAAGAGGTCCGCGACGAATTCAACCATGTCGACTTCCTCGAGACGCTCGATCGCTTTCATCGCACGGCGAATGAGCCCGCAGATCGGCAGCGCCAACTCGACAGAGTGATCCTCGACTTCCCCTACGCAGAAGCGCGTTACCCCGCGACGATCAATGTGCTCGCCGCGTTGTGGCAGGCCGGCACGCCGGTGGTGCTGTCTGACGGCGACCCGGTGTTCCAACCGCTGAAGGTCTTTCGCTCCGGCGTCGCCGACGCGGTTCGCGGGAACGTGCTGGTGTTCCCGCATAAGGAGAGCTGTCTCGATGCCGTCGCGCGCCTCTTTCCCGCCGACAACTACGTGGCGGTGGACGACAAGGCCGCGATCCTCGCTGCGCTGAAGACCCAGTGGAAAGCTCGACTCACCACGGTCCACGTGCTGCAAGGCAAGTACGCGGACGATGCTCACAACGGCCCTGCCCCCGACCACGTGATCGGGGGAATCGCGGACCTGACCGAGTTGATCGCTAAGGGCTATTCGATCGCGTAGCTGATCAACTTGAACGTGGTGATCGTCTTCCCGTTCAGCGTCCCATGCGCGCCGTCCGGTTGTTTTGTCGCGAGAAGCGCATCGTCAGGGGTCGAGAGGAACTCGAACTGGGCGGCAGCCGTCGCATTGCCGATGGCTTGCTTCGAGCTGAGCCCACCACCAGGGTTATAGGAGTAGATCTTCCAACCGCTCGAGCTGACGGCGTCGGCCGTCGCTGTAATCCCGCCTTTGGCCCACCCGAGCCTGTCCTGTGGCTATCCGGTGGCGCAAGCAAGACGGCGCTGGGTCGGAGGAGCTACAGGCTAAGCGGGGATCTTGACCCTTGATCCGATGCCAAGTCGTTCCTGGCGGAAGGGCACCTTCGCACGCCGCCGCAGGTCCGCGAACGCTGCGTGTTGCGTCTCGTTCACGAAGGTGAAGGCGACGCCGCGCTTTCCCGCGCGGCCGGTGCGACCGGTGCGGTGCACGAAGGTCTCGGCATCTTCGGGCAGGTCAAAGTTCACGACGTGACCGATGTCCGCGACGTGGATCCCGCGCGCCGCGAGGTTCGTCGCGACGAGGGTCGGGATGCGGCCGCTGCGGAACCCCTCCAGCACACGCTCGCGCTCGTGCTGGCCGACGTTCCCATGCAGCGCGCGCGCCGGGCTGCCGAGGCGCTCGAGCGCCTTTACGAGCTTGTCGGCGCCGTGCTTTGTGCGCCGGAAGACAAGTGTGCGCACGACATCATCGCGGCGGAGGATCTCGTGGAGCGCGGCGACCTTGTCGGTCTCGCGCACCTGCACCCAGGCTTGGTCGATCGCGGCAACGATCGGCTCTTCCGGCTTGATCGTCACGCTCACCGGATCCTTGGTGTACTTGCGTGCTACCGCTCGAACGTCGTTCGTGAGCGTTGCCGAGAAGAGCGCGGTCTGCCGCGGGCCCCTCAGGAGCGCGACGATGCGCGCGATGTCCGGTGCGAAGCCAAGGTCGAGCAGGCGGTCGGCCTCGTCGAGCACGAGGACCCGGATGCGCGAGAGGTCGAGCGTTCGCCGGGACGCCAGATCGAGGAGACGTCCGGGCGTGCCGACGACGACGTGCGCTCCGCGACGCAGGGCGTCTTCCTGCGCGCGGTAACCAACGCCGCCGTACAGGGCGACGACGCGCGCATGACGGAAGCGTCCGAGCACCTCGATCTCGCGGGCGACCTGCTGGCCGAGTTCCCGCGTCGGTACGACAACGAGGGTGAATGGGGCACCGGCGCGGCCCTCGACGCGCTCGAGGATGGGCAGGGCGAAAGCACCGGTCTTGCCGGTGCCCGTCTGCGCTTGGGCGAAGAGGTCGCGTCCCGAGCGAAGCGCCGGTATCGCGAGCTCCTGAACGGGCGTGAAGGTGGTCCAGCCGAGCTGCTTCACAGCGCGGTCGAGATCGGGGGTAAGCGAGATCAACAGTTTTCCTTTGCGGGCAACAAAAAAGCGAGCCGAAATGTGACTCGGCTCGCTGTTCACCGACGCGACCGCCGGCTATTTCTTGAAGGACCCGAGTGATTTTCTCACTTCAGCGTAACACAGCGCTCGAGCTAGCGCCCATTCGACGCCTTGGTCTCTCCCTTCGCCGACCGAGTCTTGTTCACCGTCGCGGCAGCGATCCGCTTGGCGGTCACGGTCGAGCGACCACGCTCTCGCTCGTTCTCTTTGATGTGCTCGTACTGACGCTCGCGCTTCGCTGTCCAAGCCTTCTGCGGCATGTGAACACCTCCTGTTCGGATGTCGCCGCTGCATGACGCGTGCTCGCCGCTCATTTAGAGTCATCACAGATGCACGTCAGTCGCTCGTACACACGGTCACTCGCCCTCCTCCTCGCGAGCACAGTGATCGTCGCCGCCTGTGGCGCCCCGAAGACGATCGAGTTCTCGCCCTCGCCGGCCGCATCGACGGTACGCGCGAGCGCGACGCCGAAGGCGACCCTCGATCCCGCGGCGGCTTGTGAGGAGTGCTGGCCGCTCAGCGGCCTGCCAGCCGCGAGTGGCGCGGCGACGAACCGGAGGCCCCTGCTGATCAAGATCGACAACGCGCCCGCCGCGCGGCCCCATTACGCCATCACACAGGCGGACTTGGTGTTCGAGATCATCGTCGAGGGCGGCGTCACGCGGCTTGCGGCGATCTTCCAGACGCAGGACCCGGCAACGATCGGCGGCGTCCGCTCGGCGCGGCTCGTCGATCGCTCGCTGACACCGATGGTCCGTGGCGCGCTCGTGTACTCGGGGACATCCGCGTACGCCTGGTCGCTCATCAGCAAAGACGCCGACCAGGGCAAGTACATCGAGCTCTCGGCCGATCATGCGCAGGGCTACTTCCGCGTGAACTTCCGGGCCGCTCCGTACAACCTGTTCACCAGCGCCGCGAACCAACGACAGAACCTGAAGCAGCTCGGCAAAGAGACGGCGAACGACATCCCGAAGTGGGCATTCCTCGTGTCGCAGGATCATCCGGCCACGCTCGCCGGCATGAGCGGCGGCGTACCCGCGACGGAGATCGCCATCCCCTATCGCGCGGATACCTCTGCGGTGAGCTACCAGTACGACGCTGCGACCAAGACCTACGCGCGATTCCAGAACGCCGCCGGACGGCCCGCCCGCGATGTCGATGCCCTCACGAACAAGCCCGTGTCGGCGACGGACGTGGTGATCATCCAGACCGAGATCTGGGACGTGCCGGACATCGTCGACGCCGCGGGCGCGCTCTCGAACGACATGCGTATGACGGGCACCGGGCCCGCCACGGTCTTCCGCGACGGACTTCGCCAGGACGGCACGTGGTCGCGCAAGGACGACCTCTCACCGTTCGTGTTCAGGAACGCGGCTGGCGAGCAGATCCTTCTGTCTCCCGGACAGCCGTGGATCCATGTCATCCCGCTCGACATGAAGGTCAGCTCGCAGTAACAGCGACGTAATCTCGACCGGTGATCTTCTACCGCGACCATCGAAGCGAGCGCCCCGAGATCCCACCGGAGCGACGCCAGCTGCGCCGGGTGCCGCGCGTTCTCGCGTCATCGTTCCGCCTGGTCTGGGAGGCTGCGCCACGCCGGTTCGTCGTGAGCCTCGCGCCACAGGCCGTGAGCGCGGTCATCGTCGGCGCCCAGCTCGTCATCACACGGGATCTCATCGCAGCCGTCCTCGCGACCGGAAGCGGCGGCGACGTCGGCCGTGTCGGGCAGCTCTTGGTCGCGACGATCGGGCTGTCGCTCCTTGGCAGTGCCGCCAACCTGATGCAGAACCAGCAGCAATCGCTGCTGTCCGCGATCGTCGAGCGGCACACGAATTCGGTCCTGCTCGACCGCATCATCGCGATCGACCTGAAACGCTTCGAGACCCCGGAGTTCCAGGACCTGCTCCGGCGCGCGATGAACGCGATGGGTCGGATGATGGGCGTGACCGGCGCGGCGATCGGGCTCGTGCGGGGTGTCGCACTCATCGTCGGCGTCGCGGCCGCGCTGTACGTGCTCCAGCCAGTGCTCCTTCTCATCGCGGTCATCGGCTTCGTCCCGATGTGGCTCGCGAGCATGGCGACGAGCCGCACGATGTATAGGTTCTTCCGCTCGATGACGCCGAACGAGCGTCAACGCAGCTATGTATTCAACCTCTTCACCCAGCGCGAGTACGCGAAGGAGATCCGCGCGTTCGGCCTGGCCGGCTATCTCCGCGCCCTCTACGAGCGCCTCTCGAACGAGCGCCTCGAGGAGCTGGGCAAGAATCTGCGCAAGCGCGCGCGTTATCAGGCGCTGAGCAGCGGCGCCTCGGCGGCGGTCAGCGCGCTCACGTATGGCGCGCTCGCGTACCTCGTGATCGACCATCGGATCGGCGTGGCGGAGGCCGGCGCGGCGGTGGTCGCGAGCCAGCAGCTGAACGGCCAGCTCAACGGGATCGTCCAGAACATGTCGCAGCTGTACGAGGCCAGCCTGTTCCTCGAGGACTGGGAGGAATTCTCCGCGCTCGCACCGGCGCTCCAGCTCGCCACCCCAGGTCCCGGGACGCCGTTCGAGCGCATCGAGCTCGAACACGTGACGTTCACTTATCCGCGCACGAGTCCGAAGGACCCGGCGCCGGCACGCGCGGCGCTGTCCGACGTGTCGCTGGACATACGGAAGGGAGAGGTCATCGCGCTCGTCGGAGAGAACGGCTCCGGAAAGACGACGCTTGCGAAGGTGCTCTGCGGTCTATACCCGCCCGACGCCGGCCGCATCCTCTGGGACGGCGTCGACGCGTCGACGCGCGAGTCGGGCTGGATCTTCGACCGCGTGGCCGTGCTCTTCCAGGACTTCGCGCGCTTCATGCTGACCGCGCGCGAGAACATCGGGCTAGGCCGCGTCGAGCGGATCGGTGACGCCGACGCGGTCATCCGTGCCGCGGAGCGCGCCGGCGCGACATCGTTCATCAACGAATGGCCGGAGCGCTACGACACGATCCTCGGCCCGGTCTTCATGGGCGGCAAGGAGATCTCGATCGGTCAGTGGCAGCGTGTCGCGCTCGCCCGCGCGTTCTTCCGCGACGCGCCGCTCGTCGTGCTCGACGAGCCCACGGCCGCGCTCGACGCGCGCGCCGAGCACGACCTCTTCACCCGCATCCGCGACCTGTTCGCGGGCAGGTCCGTCCTCCTCATCTCGCATCGCTTCTCGAGCGTCCGCTCGGCGGACCGCATCTACGTGCTGCACGAAGGACAGATCGTCGAGCACGGAACGCACGACGAGCTCATGCAGCTCGACGGCCGCTACGCGGAGCTCTTCACGATGCAGGCCTCCGCGTACTTCCCGGAGCTGCTGAAGACGCGCGCCTAGGGCGGCGGACCGATCGCTGCGCTGTTGATCGCGTGTATCCGCCAGCGGCCGGATTCGAGCCCGAGATCGAAGAAGCGCGTCGGCCGAGTGCCCCACGCGCCGCCCGGGTCCGATGCGAAGGTCCACGACGCCTGGATGACCGGACGCCCGCCCGTGACCGAGACCTGTTTCATCTCGTTGAGGGTCGCCGCCGGCAGGTCGCCCCACATCGTCCCGACGCCCACGCTGGCCTCACCGATGTATTCGTTTGCGAAGCAGTCGAGCGCGGCATCGGGTTGGTGCTGCCCAATAAGCGCCATCAGCGTGCGCACCGTGTCCTCCGGCGCGCCACCCAGTTTCGCGCACGTGCCCTCATTCACTCTCGTGTAGGTGTTCGCGGGTGCCGGCTGGCCAGTCGGATCGAGCGACCACGCGACGTGCAAGAGATCGTCACCGGTGAAGGTGTCCGACGTGATAGATAGGACACGGCCGCCCTCGCTCCAACGAACGCGACGCGTTGCCGGTGTCGCCGCATCGTTCCACAGCGAGGTCGGAAAAGTGAGCGTGGCCGGCACCCCGCGCACACGCATGCCGTAGCCCGAGCCGTTGACCTCGGGCAACTGTCCGAGCGCGAGGACGATCTCCTTGTTGCCTGCGAGGAACGCGACGATG from Candidatus Limnocylindria bacterium includes:
- a CDS encoding HAD family hydrolase, with amino-acid sequence MAVVFLLDLDNTLIDNDAVREKLTEGTRRLLGATLADRFWKIYEEVRDEFNHVDFLETLDRFHRTANEPADRQRQLDRVILDFPYAEARYPATINVLAALWQAGTPVVLSDGDPVFQPLKVFRSGVADAVRGNVLVFPHKESCLDAVARLFPADNYVAVDDKAAILAALKTQWKARLTTVHVLQGKYADDAHNGPAPDHVIGGIADLTELIAKGYSIA
- a CDS encoding DEAD/DEAH box helicase produces the protein MISLTPDLDRAVKQLGWTTFTPVQELAIPALRSGRDLFAQAQTGTGKTGAFALPILERVEGRAGAPFTLVVVPTRELGQQVAREIEVLGRFRHARVVALYGGVGYRAQEDALRRGAHVVVGTPGRLLDLASRRTLDLSRIRVLVLDEADRLLDLGFAPDIARIVALLRGPRQTALFSATLTNDVRAVARKYTKDPVSVTIKPEEPIVAAIDQAWVQVRETDKVAALHEILRRDDVVRTLVFRRTKHGADKLVKALERLGSPARALHGNVGQHERERVLEGFRSGRIPTLVATNLAARGIHVADIGHVVNFDLPEDAETFVHRTGRTGRAGKRGVAFTFVNETQHAAFADLRRRAKVPFRQERLGIGSRVKIPA
- a CDS encoding DUF3048 domain-containing protein, whose protein sequence is MHVSRSYTRSLALLLASTVIVAACGAPKTIEFSPSPAASTVRASATPKATLDPAAACEECWPLSGLPAASGAATNRRPLLIKIDNAPAARPHYAITQADLVFEIIVEGGVTRLAAIFQTQDPATIGGVRSARLVDRSLTPMVRGALVYSGTSAYAWSLISKDADQGKYIELSADHAQGYFRVNFRAAPYNLFTSAANQRQNLKQLGKETANDIPKWAFLVSQDHPATLAGMSGGVPATEIAIPYRADTSAVSYQYDAATKTYARFQNAAGRPARDVDALTNKPVSATDVVIIQTEIWDVPDIVDAAGALSNDMRMTGTGPATVFRDGLRQDGTWSRKDDLSPFVFRNAAGEQILLSPGQPWIHVIPLDMKVSSQ
- a CDS encoding ABC transporter ATP-binding protein, which produces MIFYRDHRSERPEIPPERRQLRRVPRVLASSFRLVWEAAPRRFVVSLAPQAVSAVIVGAQLVITRDLIAAVLATGSGGDVGRVGQLLVATIGLSLLGSAANLMQNQQQSLLSAIVERHTNSVLLDRIIAIDLKRFETPEFQDLLRRAMNAMGRMMGVTGAAIGLVRGVALIVGVAAALYVLQPVLLLIAVIGFVPMWLASMATSRTMYRFFRSMTPNERQRSYVFNLFTQREYAKEIRAFGLAGYLRALYERLSNERLEELGKNLRKRARYQALSSGASAAVSALTYGALAYLVIDHRIGVAEAGAAVVASQQLNGQLNGIVQNMSQLYEASLFLEDWEEFSALAPALQLATPGPGTPFERIELEHVTFTYPRTSPKDPAPARAALSDVSLDIRKGEVIALVGENGSGKTTLAKVLCGLYPPDAGRILWDGVDASTRESGWIFDRVAVLFQDFARFMLTARENIGLGRVERIGDADAVIRAAERAGATSFINEWPERYDTILGPVFMGGKEISIGQWQRVALARAFFRDAPLVVLDEPTAALDARAEHDLFTRIRDLFAGRSVLLISHRFSSVRSADRIYVLHEGQIVEHGTHDELMQLDGRYAELFTMQASAYFPELLKTRA